GCCGACGCGTTGGTCGCGCTGTGCCACGGCCAGGACCTCCTGGCGTGCCGGTGCGGGCGCGACACCTGCGCGCAACGGACCGGAACCCGGCAGCTCGCGCGAAAGCCGTTGATCCACGTGATCGTCACCGATACCACCCTTTCGGGCACAAGTGAGGCTCCTGGTTACCTCGACGGCTTCGGGGTGATCGACGCCGACACCTGCCGGGAACTCGCCGCCCGGGGCGTGATCCGGCCGTTGGGTCCGGACCCGACCGCCCGCCCCGACCGGTACCGTCCCTCGGCCGATCTCGCCGACAGCGTGCGCGCTACCCACGGCAGTTGTCGTTGGCCGCACTGTGATGCTGCCGCGTGGGACTGCGACATCGACCACACGACACCGTTCGATCATGCTGCCCCCGACCGGGGCGGACCGACCGTCGGAAGCAATCTCGGCCCGTACTGCCGAACCCATCATCTACTCAAAACCCATGGTGGATGGCATGATTCGCAGCATCACGATGGCAGCATCACCCTGACTGCGCCCACCGGCCACAGCTACCGCAGCTACCCCGGCGGCGGGGTCGCGCTCCTCGGTCGAACCGATCCCCGGTCCGGCAACGACCCGCCACCGTTCTGATCCGGACTCGCCATGTCGGTCGAACACAAGTCGGTCTATCGGACAGCGATCCTGCCTGTCGGACAGCGGTTTCTGTCGGACAGCGAGTTCCGGTCAGAACGGAGCCTCGCCCCGTTCCCACATGTCGGCCCAGCGCAGCCGCGTGTCCTGCATCGGCAATCCACCGAGATCGAGCCGGCCGAACGCTTCCCGCACGTAGCGCAGCCGATCGTGATCCGGTCCGTCCGGACTCACCTCGACCAACGCGAGCCGGTGTCGCTCGCCGAGGTTCTTGCCGTGGATGAGTTCGCTGTAGGTGACCGTGACCGAGTCGGAACCGGCGATCCGGCCCTTGACCTCGAGATGGATGTCCGGGCCGTTCGATTGTCCGGACTCGATATCGAATCCCTTGTTGTTATGCGGCATCTCGGTGGGTATGCGGCCCAGCCGGCGCTCGGCGGACAGCACCGCCCGTACTGCGCGCCGCTCGACTTCCTCCGTGGCCCGCACCTGCGCCGCGGGCGCCGGCCGGATCAGCCCGACCGGCAGAATCAGCGCCGCAGCGACCACCCGCGGAGGTTTCGCCGACAGCTGCATCTCCTGATCCAGGCGTGCCGTCCGCTCGATCAATCTCCGGTCCAGTTCGTCTGCGGTGGATTCCATTCGATCCGGACTCACCCGGACGCGCTGCGTCCGGCCCGCCGCGATCTCGTCGCGGAGCCGGCCCGCCTCGCTGTACAGGTAGTTGATCTGTTGCAGCAGTCGCGCCCGGACGGCGGACTTCGTCCGCTCGAGGTGCGGTACCAGCTGAGCCCGTACCCGGGCCACGTGGTCCGGCTGGGCGTGCTGCACAGCCCAATCCACAGCCAACGCCTCGACCCCGGGAGCGAGCCATTCCGCGGCGGCGGCCCGCCGGCCGAGCTCGGCATGCTCGGCCGGCAGCGGATGAACGTCCAGGTAGGGCGCGACTCCGGCGTCGACGGCCGCGCCGTCCGGACGCAGCATGACGTACGAGAACGCCTTGCTGACCGTCGTACCGGTGCCGTCGACGATCTCGGCGGTGAGCGCGACCAGCAGCGCAGGCCGGGTGCCGGCGTCGTTGTCGTCGAGCAGAATCGTCCCGGCGGTCAACGCCGCACCGTTGCGCTCCACGGTCGCGTCGAGAACGGCGTCCAGCAGCGCATGTCCCGGGGCGAGCAGCTCGGCCGGCCGCTCCCCCGCGCGCTCCCGCAGCGAGGGCTCGAACGTCACTCGCTCGTATCGATCGACCACCGGCCCGCTCGACCGAGCCGCACGTCGGCGGTTACGGAGCAGCTCCGGAACGTAGGTCACCTCGTACCGGCCTCGCTCGCGCCGACTCATCCGTCCGCCCAGCTCGGCGAATGCAGTCAGAAAAAAGTTCTCGATGAAATGCGGCTGCAGCCGGCGCGCCCGAGCCTCGTCCATCTGCCGACGCATTCCGTCGATATCCAGCCGGGACAGCGTCTCGCGGGTCAGCGCCCGCTCGTCGGCCAACTCGCTCAGCCCGGCCCCGACCTCGGCATCGATCACCCGATCCAGCTCCTGCAACCGGATCGGGTCGTCGCCGTAGCGAATCGCGGCCACCAGCAGCTCACGCAGCGGGCGCTCGGTGAAGGCCTCACCGAGCACGTCGAAGATCCGGCCACCGTAGGCCTTTCGCTGCGTCTCGATCTTCTCCAGCAGCCGGCCGAACACCGCACCCTCACGGGTGTCTTCGGCGACGAGATTCCACAACCGGCACACGTGCTGCTGGCCGATCCGGTGGATGCGGCCGAAGCGCTGTTCGATGCGGTTGGGGTTCCATGGCAGGTCGTAATTGATCATCAGATGCGCCGCCTGCAGGTTCAGCCCCTCGCCGGCGGCATCGGTGGCGATCAAGACCTGGCAGGTGGGGTCGTGGGTGAAGCGTTCGCGGACCTCCCGACGCTCGTTGCGTCTGGTCCCGCCGTGGATCGTGACGACGGCACCGTCCCGGCCGAACACGTTCCGGATCTGGTTCGCCAGGTAGTCCAGGGTGTCGCGGTGTTCGGTGAAGACGATCAGCTTGCGCCGCCGGCCGGATCGGTCACCGAGCAGTTCGTCGTGCAACAGCAGATCACGAAGCTCCGCCCACTTACGGTCCTCGCCGAGATTGCGCACATCGGTGGCGAGCCGGATCAGCCGGTCGAGTTCGGCGAGCTCGAGTCGCAGCTCGGCATCGGTCAGCGACGCGGTCGCAGCGTCGGCGACCTGATCCTCCAGCAGCTCCGCATCGGCCGCTGCCAACTCGTCGCCGTCGTAGTCGTCGAGCAGCAGCCGGCCGGCCGGCACCGGCCGGTGCGCGATGCCGTCCGCCAGAGTTCGCTCCAGCCGATCACGCCGGCGTTGCAGCGAACGCAGGATTGCCTGGGTGCTGGACGCGAGACGCCGTTGCAGCACCGTCAGCGCGAATCCGACCGTACGCCGCCGCGGCGAGTCGGCAAGCGCGTCGGCCCGGTTCATCTCCTCCCGGACATATCGCGTGACGTCCTCGTAGAGCTCGCGTTCGGACGCCGACAGCGCGTACGGCACCGTCTCGGCAATCCGTTCGGGAAACAGCGGCTTGCCCTCGAAGGTGAGCAGATCCTCCTTGACCATCCGCCGCATCAGCCCGGCCGTATCGGTGGAATGCACGTCGGCGACGTAGCGACCCTCGAACCGATCGGGGTCGAGCAGCGCGAGAAACAGCTGGTAGTTCTCCTCGTTTCCGGCATGCGGGGTCGCAGTCATCAGCAGCAGATGCCGGGAGACCGCCGCCAGCCGCAGGCCGAGCTCGTAGCGCCGGGTGCGCCGCACCTCGGGTCCGATCCAGGCGGCCGACATCCGGTGCGCCTCGTCGACGACGGTCAGATCCCACTCGCTGCCGTCGAGCGCGGTCAGCAGGTCGTCGTCCCGGGCGAGCTGGTCCATCCGGGCGATCAGCAGCGGGTGCTCCCGGAACGGGTCGGCAGACTCCATCAGCTCGCGGCTGAGCAGCTCGGCCCGGATACCGAACTTGACCGCAAGCTCGTCCTGCCACTGCTCGACCAGGCTGCCCGGTGCGACGACCAGCAGCCGGTGGACATCGCCACGCAGCATCAGTTCTTTGGCAAGCAATCCGGCCATCACCGTCTTACCCGCGCCGGGATCGTCGGCCAGCAGAAATCGCAGCGGCACCCGGGGCAACAGCTCGCCGTACACCGCGCGGAGCTGATGCGGCAGTGGGTCGATCTCACTCGACGACACCGCCGACATCGGATCGTGCAGAGCTGCGAATCGAATCCGCATCGCCTCGGCCGCGATCTGGAAAGCGCGGCCGTCGGCACCGAACTGCCTCGCGCGCCCATCGCTACACAACATGTTGGGCAGACATTACGCGCCGACTCCGACACGTTCGAAACGTGGCGCAGAAGGGAGGCGAACTCGAGTGGCGGACCTACGGTCTGTCGATCGCCAAACGGGTCCGCGCGCTGCGCACGCATCGTGCACTGTCGCAGGATCAGCTGGCCGAACTGAGCGGCCTGCACCGCAACCAGATCTCCAACATCGAGCGCAACACCAGCCGCGACGACGGCTGCGCCGATCCGCAGATGTCCACCATCTACCGGCTCGCCCGTGCGCTGGACGTCGCGCCGAGTGCGCTGATCCCCGACGCCGACCACCAGGTCAACGAGCGATCGGCCGAGACCGCGTCCGACATCGCGTGGTCGGCCGTCGAGACCCACCTGCTCGCGCAGTTGGCCGAGTGGGATCCGGCTCGACCCCTGACCAAGAACTGATCGCAACCACAAACTGATCGCAACGGCGACGGGCCCCGATTCCCTTCGGAACCGGGGCCCGTACACCTGCACCAGTTAGCTGGTACCGACCTCGAACCGAGCAATCCGCTTCACCGAGACACCGGCGTCGTCCAGCAACGCCTTGACCGTCTTCTTCGAGTCGGTCACCGACGCCTGCTCGACGAGGACGACATCCTTGAAGAAGCCGTTCACCCGACCCTCGACGATCTTCGGCAGCGCACCCTCCGGCTTGCCCTCCTCGCGCGCGGTCTGCTCGGCGATCCGCCGCTCGTTCTCGACGAGGTCGGCCGGCACCTCGTCGCGACTCACGTACTTCGCCTTCAGCGCGGCGACCTGCATCGCGGCACCACGTGCCGCCACCGCCGCGCTGTCGCCGTCGCCGTCGTACTCGATCAGCACGCCGACCGCGGGCGGCAGATCCGACGCCCGCTTGTGCAGGTAGGTCGCGACCGGACCGTCGAACGAGATGAACCGACGCAACTCCAGCTTCTCGCCGATCTTCGCCGA
Above is a genomic segment from Skermania piniformis containing:
- a CDS encoding helicase-related protein, whose translation is MLCSDGRARQFGADGRAFQIAAEAMRIRFAALHDPMSAVSSSEIDPLPHQLRAVYGELLPRVPLRFLLADDPGAGKTVMAGLLAKELMLRGDVHRLLVVAPGSLVEQWQDELAVKFGIRAELLSRELMESADPFREHPLLIARMDQLARDDDLLTALDGSEWDLTVVDEAHRMSAAWIGPEVRRTRRYELGLRLAAVSRHLLLMTATPHAGNEENYQLFLALLDPDRFEGRYVADVHSTDTAGLMRRMVKEDLLTFEGKPLFPERIAETVPYALSASERELYEDVTRYVREEMNRADALADSPRRRTVGFALTVLQRRLASSTQAILRSLQRRRDRLERTLADGIAHRPVPAGRLLLDDYDGDELAAADAELLEDQVADAATASLTDAELRLELAELDRLIRLATDVRNLGEDRKWAELRDLLLHDELLGDRSGRRRKLIVFTEHRDTLDYLANQIRNVFGRDGAVVTIHGGTRRNERREVRERFTHDPTCQVLIATDAAGEGLNLQAAHLMINYDLPWNPNRIEQRFGRIHRIGQQHVCRLWNLVAEDTREGAVFGRLLEKIETQRKAYGGRIFDVLGEAFTERPLRELLVAAIRYGDDPIRLQELDRVIDAEVGAGLSELADERALTRETLSRLDIDGMRRQMDEARARRLQPHFIENFFLTAFAELGGRMSRRERGRYEVTYVPELLRNRRRAARSSGPVVDRYERVTFEPSLRERAGERPAELLAPGHALLDAVLDATVERNGAALTAGTILLDDNDAGTRPALLVALTAEIVDGTGTTVSKAFSYVMLRPDGAAVDAGVAPYLDVHPLPAEHAELGRRAAAAEWLAPGVEALAVDWAVQHAQPDHVARVRAQLVPHLERTKSAVRARLLQQINYLYSEAGRLRDEIAAGRTQRVRVSPDRMESTADELDRRLIERTARLDQEMQLSAKPPRVVAAALILPVGLIRPAPAAQVRATEEVERRAVRAVLSAERRLGRIPTEMPHNNKGFDIESGQSNGPDIHLEVKGRIAGSDSVTVTYSELIHGKNLGERHRLALVEVSPDGPDHDRLRYVREAFGRLDLGGLPMQDTRLRWADMWERGEAPF
- a CDS encoding helix-turn-helix domain-containing protein, with protein sequence MAQKGGELEWRTYGLSIAKRVRALRTHRALSQDQLAELSGLHRNQISNIERNTSRDDGCADPQMSTIYRLARALDVAPSALIPDADHQVNERSAETASDIAWSAVETHLLAQLAEWDPARPLTKN
- the tsf gene encoding translation elongation factor Ts, producing MANYTAADVKRLRELTGAGMLDCKNALTETDGDFDKAVEVLRIKGAKDVGKRAERTTAEGLVAAKGGVLIEINSETDFVAKNAEFQDLADRIVTAAAAAKPADLDALNALALDGGTVDDAVQALSAKIGEKLELRRFISFDGPVATYLHKRASDLPPAVGVLIEYDGDGDSAAVAARGAAMQVAALKAKYVSRDEVPADLVENERRIAEQTAREEGKPEGALPKIVEGRVNGFFKDVVLVEQASVTDSKKTVKALLDDAGVSVKRIARFEVGTS